One Kribbella sp. NBC_00662 genomic region harbors:
- a CDS encoding helix-turn-helix domain-containing protein, translating to MLGGQLRRMREAAGISRADAGWQIRASESKVSRMELGRVGFKERDVSDLLELYGMADEGERFRLMELARAANNPGWWSRYGDVMPSWFTNYVGLEVAAALIRTYEVMFVPGLLQTEEYARAMVQLGKSSFLPHQEVDQRVELRVTRQQILTRANPARLWVVIDESVLHRPVGGEKVLRAQIEHLIMWSQQPNITLQVMPFSSVGYAGAGGAFSLLRFPEGDLPDIVYIEHAASALYLDKLDEVDEYVAIMEGLTISAAPVSATEGLLKEALARI from the coding sequence ATGCTGGGTGGGCAGCTACGGCGGATGCGTGAAGCCGCCGGGATCAGTCGCGCCGACGCGGGCTGGCAGATCCGGGCCTCGGAGTCAAAGGTCAGCCGGATGGAGCTCGGCCGGGTGGGCTTCAAGGAACGCGATGTCAGCGACCTGCTCGAGCTGTACGGGATGGCCGACGAGGGCGAGCGGTTCCGGCTGATGGAGCTGGCCCGCGCCGCGAACAACCCCGGCTGGTGGTCGCGGTACGGCGATGTCATGCCCAGCTGGTTCACCAACTACGTCGGCCTCGAGGTCGCCGCGGCGCTGATCCGGACCTACGAGGTGATGTTCGTCCCCGGCCTGCTGCAGACCGAGGAGTACGCACGGGCCATGGTCCAGCTCGGCAAGTCGTCGTTCCTGCCGCACCAGGAGGTCGACCAGCGGGTCGAGCTCCGGGTCACCCGGCAGCAGATCCTCACCCGCGCGAACCCGGCCCGCCTCTGGGTGGTCATCGACGAGTCCGTGCTGCACCGGCCGGTCGGCGGCGAGAAGGTGCTGCGCGCGCAGATCGAGCACCTGATCATGTGGTCGCAGCAGCCGAACATCACGCTGCAGGTGATGCCGTTCAGCAGCGTCGGGTACGCCGGCGCCGGTGGCGCCTTCAGTCTGCTGCGGTTCCCCGAGGGCGATCTGCCGGACATCGTCTACATCGAGCACGCGGCCAGCGCGCTCTACCTGGACAAGCTCGACGAGGTGGACGAGTACGTCGCCATCATGGAGGGTCTGACGATCTCGGCGGCCCCGGTGTCCGCGACCGAGGGCCTCCTGAAAGAGGCCCTCGCCCGGATCTAG
- a CDS encoding SPFH domain-containing protein, translated as MTAFLIVLALVALLVIVTLVKSVRVVQQQTVGIVERFGKFKTGLQPGLNLLTPFVDKVRYTIDMREQVVAFPPQGVITEDNLMVSIDSVIYFQVNDPVRATYEISNYIQAIEQLTMTTLRNIIGGMDLEQTLTSREEINEKLRYVLDEATGKWGIRVNRVELRSIDPPPSIQDSMEKQMRADRDKRAAILTAEGMRQSAVLSAEGQKQSAILTAEGDKQSRILRAEAERQARILKAQGEAQAITTVFNAIHAGKPDQGLLAYQYLQMLPSIAQGDANKLWIVPSEIGDALKGLGSAVGQVAGITQKAEGDWHAPELSNGEVAELDSSAAAPAAVAEADNAVREAIAAAESAAVSTRSQAAAPATPSIPPPAPSQEPPAAEPPQR; from the coding sequence GTGACCGCGTTCCTCATAGTCCTGGCACTGGTCGCCTTGTTGGTGATCGTGACCTTGGTCAAGTCCGTCCGGGTGGTGCAGCAGCAGACCGTCGGCATCGTCGAGCGGTTCGGCAAGTTCAAGACCGGTCTGCAGCCGGGGCTGAATCTGTTGACCCCGTTCGTCGACAAGGTCCGCTACACCATCGACATGCGCGAGCAGGTGGTCGCGTTCCCGCCGCAGGGTGTCATCACCGAGGACAACCTGATGGTGTCGATCGACTCCGTCATCTACTTCCAGGTGAACGACCCGGTCCGGGCGACGTACGAGATCTCGAACTACATCCAGGCCATCGAGCAGCTGACCATGACGACGCTGCGAAACATCATCGGTGGTATGGACCTCGAGCAGACGCTGACCTCTCGTGAAGAGATCAACGAGAAGCTCCGCTACGTGCTGGACGAAGCGACCGGCAAGTGGGGCATCCGGGTCAACCGGGTCGAGCTCCGCTCGATCGACCCGCCGCCCTCGATCCAGGACTCGATGGAGAAGCAGATGCGCGCCGACCGGGACAAGCGCGCCGCGATCCTCACCGCGGAAGGTATGCGGCAGTCCGCGGTACTGTCCGCCGAGGGTCAGAAGCAGTCCGCGATCCTCACCGCGGAAGGTGACAAGCAGTCCCGCATCCTCCGCGCCGAGGCCGAGCGGCAGGCCCGGATCCTGAAGGCACAGGGTGAGGCGCAGGCCATCACCACGGTGTTCAACGCGATCCACGCCGGCAAGCCGGACCAGGGTCTGCTCGCGTACCAGTACCTGCAGATGCTGCCGTCGATCGCCCAGGGCGACGCGAACAAGCTGTGGATCGTGCCGAGCGAGATCGGCGACGCGCTCAAGGGTCTGGGCAGTGCGGTCGGCCAGGTGGCCGGCATCACCCAGAAGGCCGAGGGCGACTGGCATGCGCCGGAGCTGTCCAACGGCGAGGTGGCCGAGCTCGACTCGTCCGCTGCCGCGCCGGCAGCGGTGGCCGAGGCCGACAACGCGGTCCGCGAGGCGATCGCGGCCGCCGAGTCCGCCGCCGTCAGCACCCGCAGCCAGGCAGCCGCGCCGGCCACGCCGTCGATCCCGCCGCCTGCTCCGTCCCAGGAGCCGCCGGCCGCGGAGCCGCCGCAGCGCTGA
- a CDS encoding zinc-binding alcohol dehydrogenase family protein: protein MRAIQITEFGGPEVLKISEVAEPVAGDGQVLITVDRAGINYADTHQVENSYLSKTELPLIPGGEVVGRTEDGRRVVALVGSGGYAEKAVAHAPYAWEVPAGVTDGQALSLVLQGTTAWHLLKTSTHLQPGESVLVHAGAGGVGSLAVQLAKLWGAGRVIATASSEEKRKQVLELGADAAIDGTPEGLKDRILEANGGRPVDIVLEMVGGQTFDESFAALGRFGRLVTFGAASRQQGAPIDPGRLMKGSKTVAGFWLADCFANPQLLGGPLAELFDLTADGKLRPIVGGEYALSDVATAHEDMRARKTVGKLLLDPTR, encoded by the coding sequence ATGCGAGCCATTCAGATCACCGAGTTCGGTGGACCCGAGGTCCTGAAGATCAGCGAGGTCGCGGAGCCGGTCGCCGGCGACGGACAGGTCCTGATCACGGTCGACCGCGCGGGTATCAACTACGCCGACACCCACCAGGTCGAGAACAGCTACCTGTCCAAGACCGAGCTCCCGCTGATCCCGGGCGGCGAGGTCGTCGGCCGGACCGAGGACGGCCGCCGGGTCGTCGCCCTCGTCGGCTCGGGCGGGTACGCCGAGAAGGCGGTCGCCCACGCGCCGTACGCCTGGGAGGTCCCGGCTGGTGTCACCGACGGTCAGGCGCTCTCGCTCGTGCTGCAAGGCACCACCGCGTGGCACCTGCTCAAGACCTCCACGCATCTGCAGCCGGGTGAGTCCGTCCTCGTGCACGCAGGCGCCGGCGGTGTCGGCTCGCTCGCCGTCCAGCTCGCCAAGCTCTGGGGTGCGGGTCGCGTCATCGCGACCGCGTCTTCCGAGGAGAAGCGCAAGCAGGTCCTCGAGCTCGGCGCGGATGCGGCCATCGACGGTACGCCGGAAGGCCTGAAGGACCGGATCCTCGAGGCGAACGGCGGCAGGCCCGTCGACATCGTGCTGGAGATGGTCGGCGGCCAGACGTTCGACGAGTCGTTCGCCGCGCTGGGCCGGTTCGGCCGCCTCGTCACCTTCGGCGCAGCCTCGCGGCAGCAGGGCGCGCCGATCGATCCGGGCCGGTTGATGAAGGGGTCGAAGACCGTCGCCGGCTTCTGGCTGGCCGACTGCTTCGCGAACCCGCAGTTGCTCGGCGGCCCGCTGGCCGAGCTGTTCGACCTGACCGCGGACGGCAAGCTCCGCCCGATCGTCGGCGGCGAGTATGCGCTGTCCGACGTCGCCACCGCCCACGAAGACATGCGTGCCCGCAAGACCGTGGGCAAGCTCCTGCTCGACCCCACTCGCTAG
- a CDS encoding ABC transporter ATP-binding protein → MTAVVELAGVTIVRGGARLLDGIDWTIDEADRWVVIGPNGAGKTTLLQILAAQIHPTTGVAGLLGEVLGAVDVFELRPRIGLTSAALADRLPKSERVSDVVVSASYAVLGRWIEQYDDLDHQRANALLAELGIAHLADRTFGTLSEGERKRVQIARALMTDPELMLMDEPAAGLDLTGREQLVRSLSSIATAVGAPAMVLVTHHVEEIPPGFTHALLLKQGRVVAAGPMDEALTAETLSDTFDLALTLKQEDGRYTARAL, encoded by the coding sequence ATGACTGCAGTGGTGGAGCTGGCCGGGGTGACGATCGTCCGTGGTGGCGCGCGGCTGCTGGACGGGATCGACTGGACGATCGACGAGGCCGACCGCTGGGTGGTGATCGGGCCGAACGGCGCCGGCAAGACGACCCTGCTGCAGATCCTCGCCGCGCAAATTCACCCGACGACCGGTGTGGCGGGCCTGCTCGGTGAAGTGCTCGGCGCCGTCGACGTTTTCGAGCTCCGACCGCGGATCGGACTCACCAGTGCCGCATTGGCCGACCGGTTGCCGAAGAGCGAGCGGGTCTCCGACGTGGTCGTCTCCGCGTCGTACGCCGTCCTCGGCCGCTGGATCGAGCAGTACGACGACCTGGATCACCAACGCGCCAACGCACTGCTGGCCGAGCTCGGGATCGCCCATCTGGCCGACCGCACGTTCGGGACGCTGTCCGAGGGGGAGCGGAAGCGGGTGCAGATCGCCCGCGCGCTGATGACCGACCCCGAACTGATGCTGATGGACGAGCCCGCGGCGGGCCTCGACCTTACGGGTCGCGAACAGCTCGTCCGCTCGCTCAGCTCGATCGCGACCGCCGTCGGCGCCCCCGCGATGGTCCTCGTCACCCACCACGTCGAGGAGATCCCGCCCGGCTTCACCCACGCGCTCCTGCTCAAGCAGGGCCGCGTCGTCGCGGCCGGTCCGATGGACGAGGCCCTGACCGCCGAAACCCTCAGCGACACGTTCGACCTGGCCCTTACCCTCAAGCAGGAAGACGGCCGCTACACCGCCCGCGCCCTCTAA
- a CDS encoding sulfite exporter TauE/SafE family protein, with product MTWYEAVFVLVAGMGAGTINAVVGSGTLLTFPALLAVGIPPVLANVSNTVGLAPGTAAGAIGYRRELEGQRGRMLRLIPASLAGGIVGGVLLLTLPDSAFHAVVPVLILLGCLLVAFQPWLSKWISAPSHLHRGAWWVIPAVFATGVYGGYFGAAQGVLLMAILGLGLDSNLQRMNGLKNVLATVVNTASAILFITVHDIDWLAAGLIAVGSTIGGFIGARYGRKLPPIALRALIVCIGILAIVTMVF from the coding sequence ATGACATGGTACGAAGCGGTGTTCGTCCTGGTGGCGGGGATGGGCGCGGGAACGATCAACGCCGTCGTGGGGTCGGGCACACTGCTCACCTTCCCCGCGTTGCTTGCCGTCGGCATCCCGCCGGTGCTGGCGAATGTCAGCAATACAGTCGGTCTGGCGCCGGGCACCGCCGCGGGCGCGATCGGCTATCGGCGCGAGCTCGAGGGCCAACGCGGCCGCATGCTGCGGTTGATCCCGGCATCGCTGGCCGGCGGCATCGTCGGGGGAGTGCTGCTGCTGACGCTGCCCGACTCCGCGTTCCACGCCGTCGTGCCGGTGCTGATCCTGCTCGGCTGTCTGCTCGTCGCGTTCCAGCCGTGGCTGTCGAAATGGATCAGCGCGCCGTCACACCTGCACCGCGGAGCCTGGTGGGTGATCCCGGCCGTCTTCGCCACCGGCGTGTACGGCGGGTACTTCGGCGCCGCGCAAGGCGTGCTGCTGATGGCGATCCTCGGTCTCGGCCTGGACTCGAACCTCCAGCGGATGAACGGTCTGAAGAACGTGCTGGCCACGGTCGTGAACACCGCCTCCGCGATCCTGTTCATCACCGTCCACGACATCGACTGGCTCGCCGCGGGGCTGATCGCGGTCGGCTCGACGATCGGCGGTTTCATCGGCGCCCGCTACGGCCGCAAGCTCCCGCCGATCGCGCTCCGTGCGCTGATCGTCTGCATCGGCATCCTCGCCATCGTCACGATGGTGTTCTGA
- a CDS encoding YbaK/EbsC family protein: MTAPVMGKLDWQPALEVPELLAAPVRAALDGVTAYAAAIDAELADTAAFCAEYDVPMAASANCVIVLGKRAGEESYAAVLVLATDRADVNGVIRKHLGVRKISFAAQHDAVSTTSMEYGGITPIGLPADWPVLVDEAVVKAGMVVIGSGIRGSKLLLDGAELAKLPTATVLDLAQH; the protein is encoded by the coding sequence GTGACCGCGCCGGTGATGGGCAAGCTCGACTGGCAGCCCGCGCTGGAGGTTCCGGAACTGCTCGCCGCGCCGGTTCGAGCAGCGCTCGACGGCGTGACGGCGTACGCCGCTGCGATCGACGCGGAGCTGGCCGACACGGCGGCATTCTGCGCGGAGTACGACGTACCGATGGCCGCCTCGGCCAACTGCGTGATCGTGCTCGGCAAGCGGGCCGGCGAGGAGTCGTACGCCGCGGTGCTCGTGCTGGCGACCGACCGGGCCGACGTGAATGGTGTGATCCGCAAGCACCTCGGCGTCCGGAAGATCTCGTTCGCGGCGCAGCACGACGCGGTCAGCACGACCAGCATGGAGTACGGCGGGATCACGCCGATCGGCCTGCCCGCGGACTGGCCGGTGCTGGTCGACGAGGCGGTCGTGAAGGCCGGGATGGTCGTGATCGGCAGCGGGATCCGCGGCTCGAAGCTGCTGCTCGACGGCGCCGAGCTCGCGAAGTTGCCGACAGCAACAGTGCTGGACCTGGCGCAGCACTAG
- a CDS encoding organic hydroperoxide resistance protein, with protein sequence MTIAVEKVLYTARATADGGRDGKVSTDDGKLAVTVAPPVEMGGNGNGTNPEQLFAAGYAACFHSALKLVARKARQDSDGSTVTAEVGIGPINGGAGYGLQVELVVSLPGVERAVAEELVAKAHEVCPYSNATRGNIKVDLKVA encoded by the coding sequence ATGACGATCGCTGTTGAGAAGGTTCTGTACACCGCCCGCGCCACCGCGGACGGCGGCCGCGACGGCAAGGTATCGACCGACGACGGCAAGCTCGCCGTCACGGTCGCGCCGCCGGTCGAGATGGGTGGCAACGGCAACGGCACCAACCCGGAGCAGCTGTTCGCGGCCGGGTATGCGGCCTGCTTCCACAGCGCGCTGAAGCTGGTCGCGCGCAAGGCTCGTCAGGACTCCGACGGCTCGACCGTCACCGCCGAGGTGGGCATCGGCCCGATCAACGGCGGCGCCGGCTACGGCCTGCAGGTCGAGCTCGTGGTCAGCCTGCCGGGTGTCGAGCGCGCGGTGGCCGAGGAGCTCGTTGCCAAGGCGCACGAGGTCTGCCCGTACTCCAACGCCACCCGCGGCAACATCAAGGTCGACCTCAAGGTCGCCTGA
- a CDS encoding GNAT family N-acetyltransferase, which yields MERDINVVDAKDKSRYEAHDADGTLMGFVDYKLHPGVIAFLHAETLPEFRGRGVAGRIATKSLDDARALGLRVKPACPFYEEFLQEHTEYADLVKLPEAHQ from the coding sequence ATGGAAAGAGACATCAATGTCGTGGACGCCAAGGACAAGAGTCGCTATGAGGCGCACGACGCCGACGGCACCCTGATGGGCTTCGTCGACTACAAGCTGCACCCGGGCGTGATCGCCTTCCTGCACGCCGAGACACTGCCCGAGTTCCGCGGCCGCGGCGTGGCCGGGCGGATCGCGACCAAGTCGCTCGACGACGCCCGCGCGCTCGGGCTGCGGGTCAAGCCGGCCTGCCCGTTCTACGAGGAGTTCCTCCAGGAGCACACGGAGTACGCCGACCTCGTCAAGCTGCCGGAGGCTCATCAGTGA
- a CDS encoding TetR/AcrR family transcriptional regulator, translated as MARTPRNTLNPELIVRTALELMESRGTDAFSLRGVAAELGVGPMALYTYFRNKDELYDAVRDHLMGLLPAVPDEVPWPDQVRAVCRSLRLLMLQHPCLAQLLAGRPLSGHETARVAEGLLGVLRAAGFDAETAARTHTTLFTYVLGSTSWEIQMAAERRDPEAWRRLRATMESLSAREFPSVVELAPELARTTGGDEQFDYGLDLLLAGLQLRTPS; from the coding sequence ATGGCCAGGACACCGCGGAACACGCTCAACCCGGAGCTGATCGTGCGGACCGCACTCGAGCTGATGGAGTCCCGCGGCACGGATGCTTTCAGTCTGCGCGGAGTGGCCGCGGAGCTCGGTGTCGGCCCGATGGCGCTCTACACCTACTTCCGCAACAAGGACGAGCTGTACGACGCCGTCCGCGATCACCTGATGGGCCTGCTGCCCGCCGTCCCTGATGAGGTCCCGTGGCCGGACCAGGTGCGGGCGGTGTGCCGGTCGTTGCGGCTGCTGATGCTCCAGCATCCTTGCCTTGCGCAACTACTGGCGGGGCGCCCGTTGAGCGGTCACGAGACGGCGCGGGTCGCCGAGGGGCTGCTCGGCGTACTGCGGGCTGCCGGGTTCGACGCGGAGACGGCAGCCCGGACGCACACGACCTTGTTCACGTACGTGCTCGGTTCGACGTCGTGGGAGATCCAGATGGCGGCCGAGCGCCGCGATCCCGAGGCGTGGCGGCGACTGCGGGCGACGATGGAGTCGCTGTCGGCCCGCGAGTTCCCGTCGGTGGTCGAGCTGGCGCCGGAGCTGGCCCGGACGACGGGAGGCGACGAGCAGTTCGACTACGGGCTGGACCTGCTGCTGGCCGGGTTACAGCTCAGAACACCATCGTGA
- a CDS encoding NfeD family protein has translation MMDWLRDNMWAAWLTIAAVLGLAELASLDFTLLMLAAGALTAAGVAAFFPGLLWLQIVVGLITAAAMLGAIRPMIVRKIHHGQELKTGSAHVIGRTGTVVKEIHPDGGGSIRLGGELWTARPYDEISTIAPGTRVEVMHIDGATAVVYPVGEPLHHQLDLPEPTQDPKPTDPPQS, from the coding sequence ATGATGGATTGGCTGCGGGACAACATGTGGGCGGCGTGGCTGACGATCGCCGCCGTCCTCGGCCTGGCTGAGCTGGCCTCGCTCGACTTCACGCTGCTGATGCTGGCCGCCGGCGCGCTCACCGCCGCGGGAGTCGCGGCGTTCTTCCCCGGACTGCTGTGGTTGCAGATCGTCGTCGGCCTGATCACCGCGGCCGCGATGCTCGGTGCGATCCGGCCGATGATCGTCCGCAAGATCCATCACGGCCAGGAGCTGAAGACCGGTTCCGCCCATGTGATCGGCCGGACCGGGACGGTGGTGAAGGAGATCCATCCCGACGGCGGCGGTTCGATCCGGCTCGGCGGCGAGCTCTGGACCGCCCGGCCGTACGACGAGATCTCGACGATCGCCCCGGGCACCCGCGTCGAGGTGATGCACATCGACGGCGCGACCGCGGTCGTGTACCCGGTCGGCGAGCCGCTGCACCACCAGCTGGACCTGCCTGAACCGACCCAGGACCCGAAGCCGACCGACCCGCCGCAGAGCTGA
- a CDS encoding LuxR C-terminal-related transcriptional regulator, with product MEQHDWPAEYAELTAADQRAPLPPAELERLAVAAFVLGHDDEVAAYRERAVEAHLADGDTAGAIRSGFWLGFHLQQRGDLSRAAGWQARITRLVPEGNAELAGRLAMAQAALTMNSGDAATALPLFEESQRWADEPDTIVLAALGRGNCLAMLGRGTEALLALDEAMVHVTSGQVGPEVTGMAYCAVIALCLHMYDIRRAQEWTRALTGWCDSQPGLVPYRGACLVHRAQILQLRGAWTEAADAAEDACRRLSAGTVGSAWYRLAEVERQRGNLDAAERGYQLAAGDGMDVQPGLARLRAAQGRFDVAIAGLDRALAEDSFSPNRPLLLAARVDLAIECDDRETARKAAAELNEFARAESPYLQALAAHAEGAVRIACGDPQGAIPPLRRAWTLWQRLEMPYEGARTQLLVADACRQLGDTDAEQMELRGARAVFERLGADGDLTMPDPPVDPFDGTGLTPREREVLWWLATGATNRAIANQLFLSERTVARHVSNIFGKLRVSNRAGATAWAFNHALTRKSWARVSRMGRNDQLPPA from the coding sequence ATGGAGCAGCACGACTGGCCCGCGGAGTACGCCGAACTGACGGCCGCGGACCAGCGCGCTCCGCTGCCCCCGGCCGAGCTCGAGCGGCTCGCGGTCGCCGCTTTCGTCCTCGGTCACGACGACGAGGTGGCGGCGTACCGCGAGCGGGCGGTCGAGGCGCATCTCGCCGATGGCGACACCGCCGGGGCGATCCGGAGCGGGTTCTGGCTCGGGTTCCATCTGCAGCAGCGCGGTGATCTCTCCCGCGCGGCGGGCTGGCAGGCGCGGATCACGCGCCTGGTGCCGGAGGGGAACGCCGAGCTCGCCGGACGACTCGCGATGGCCCAGGCCGCACTGACGATGAACTCCGGCGACGCGGCGACCGCACTCCCCTTGTTCGAGGAGAGCCAGAGGTGGGCCGACGAGCCCGACACGATCGTCCTGGCAGCACTCGGCCGCGGCAACTGCCTCGCGATGCTGGGCCGCGGCACCGAGGCACTCCTCGCCCTCGACGAGGCGATGGTCCACGTGACGAGCGGCCAGGTCGGCCCCGAGGTGACCGGTATGGCGTACTGCGCGGTGATCGCCCTCTGCCTGCATATGTACGACATCCGTCGTGCCCAGGAGTGGACCCGCGCCCTCACCGGCTGGTGCGACTCACAACCAGGTCTGGTCCCGTACCGCGGGGCGTGTCTCGTGCACCGCGCCCAGATCCTCCAGCTCCGCGGCGCCTGGACCGAGGCGGCCGACGCGGCCGAGGACGCGTGCCGCCGGCTGTCAGCAGGAACGGTCGGGTCGGCCTGGTACCGCCTGGCTGAGGTGGAGCGCCAGCGTGGCAACCTCGACGCGGCCGAACGCGGGTACCAGCTCGCGGCCGGCGATGGCATGGACGTGCAGCCCGGTCTGGCCCGGCTCCGGGCCGCGCAGGGCAGGTTCGACGTTGCGATCGCAGGTCTGGATCGAGCGCTGGCCGAGGACTCGTTCTCGCCGAATCGCCCGCTGCTGCTGGCCGCTCGTGTCGATCTCGCGATCGAGTGCGACGACCGCGAGACCGCTCGCAAGGCGGCGGCCGAGTTGAACGAGTTCGCGCGGGCGGAATCGCCGTACCTGCAGGCGCTCGCGGCGCACGCCGAGGGCGCGGTGCGGATCGCCTGCGGCGATCCCCAGGGCGCGATCCCGCCGTTGCGGCGGGCGTGGACGTTGTGGCAGAGGCTGGAGATGCCGTACGAAGGCGCTCGCACGCAACTGCTGGTCGCCGACGCATGCCGGCAACTCGGAGACACCGACGCCGAACAGATGGAGCTCCGCGGCGCCCGAGCCGTCTTCGAACGCCTCGGCGCCGACGGCGACCTGACAATGCCCGACCCGCCGGTCGACCCGTTCGACGGCACCGGTCTCACTCCTCGCGAGCGGGAGGTGCTCTGGTGGCTCGCGACCGGCGCGACGAACCGCGCGATCGCGAACCAGCTCTTCCTCAGCGAGCGGACCGTTGCGCGGCACGTCAGCAACATCTTCGGCAAGCTCCGCGTCTCGAACCGGGCGGGCGCGACGGCATGGGCCTTCAACCACGCTCTGACGCGGAAGAGCTGGGCGCGGGTCAGCCGAATGGGTAGAAATGACCAGTTGCCGCCGGCCTGA
- a CDS encoding flavin-containing monooxygenase, with protein sequence MDRVGTVVVGAGQAGLAMAYYLRRRGEDFVVLEGNARVGDCWRERYDSLRLFSLPRYASLPGLRIGTKDCPDRDEMADYLEQYVAHHDLPVQTGVRVTRLARDGDGFVVETDAGDWRADQVVVAAGMHSTPRWPSFAGELDPSIRQLHSLEYRNPAQLADGTALIVGAANSGTDVALDAVKTHPTLLAGRHPGQVPVDIDSTVGHVFTPVVMFLFKYVLTRRTPMGRKAIANAVKNGLPLTRNKLDHLDAAGIKRLSRIEGVRDGKPVTVDGDVLDDVRTVVWCTGSDPDHTWIDLPVFAADGRPRHERGVASDVPGLYFLGLDFQYAIASASIQGVDRDARFLVKHLAQHAAHLSRRSADRTIPVDRR encoded by the coding sequence ATGGACAGGGTCGGGACTGTGGTGGTCGGGGCGGGGCAGGCTGGGCTTGCGATGGCCTACTACCTGCGCCGGCGGGGTGAGGACTTCGTCGTACTGGAGGGGAACGCTCGCGTGGGTGACTGCTGGCGGGAGCGGTACGACTCGTTGCGGCTCTTTAGCCTGCCGCGGTACGCGAGTCTGCCGGGGCTGCGGATCGGCACGAAGGACTGTCCGGATCGGGACGAGATGGCCGACTACCTCGAGCAGTACGTCGCGCATCACGACCTGCCCGTGCAGACCGGCGTACGCGTGACGCGGTTGGCGCGGGACGGTGACGGCTTCGTGGTGGAGACGGATGCCGGCGACTGGCGGGCCGACCAGGTCGTCGTCGCGGCCGGGATGCACAGTACGCCGCGGTGGCCGTCGTTCGCCGGTGAGCTCGATCCGTCGATTCGGCAACTGCACTCGCTGGAGTACCGCAACCCCGCCCAGCTTGCCGACGGCACCGCTCTGATCGTTGGCGCGGCCAACTCTGGAACCGACGTCGCACTGGACGCGGTCAAGACGCATCCAACGCTGCTCGCCGGACGGCATCCGGGACAGGTGCCGGTCGATATCGACTCGACCGTCGGGCACGTGTTCACGCCGGTCGTGATGTTCCTGTTCAAGTACGTCCTCACCCGGCGTACGCCGATGGGGCGCAAGGCGATCGCGAACGCGGTCAAGAACGGCCTGCCGCTCACTCGCAACAAGCTCGACCACCTCGACGCGGCCGGCATCAAACGGCTGAGTCGGATCGAGGGCGTCCGCGACGGCAAACCGGTGACGGTCGACGGCGACGTACTCGACGATGTCCGGACCGTGGTCTGGTGCACCGGTTCCGATCCGGACCATACCTGGATCGACCTGCCGGTTTTCGCCGCCGACGGCCGGCCGCGGCACGAGCGGGGCGTGGCGTCCGACGTACCCGGGCTGTACTTCCTCGGGCTCGATTTCCAGTACGCGATCGCGTCCGCCAGCATCCAGGGCGTGGACCGCGACGCTCGCTTCCTCGTCAAGCATCTGGCGCAACACGCCGCGCATCTCAGCCGGCGGAGCGCCGATCGGACGATACCCGTGGACAGGCGGTAG